The following are encoded together in the Candidatus Methylomirabilota bacterium genome:
- a CDS encoding RidA family protein: MTRRLEIVHHADRRTDVAMPYAPGLVVRRGRLLFLSGVTAAPVYHSHPHRDEEFDLPATMHEQAVLTMENVRKTLEAAGAGLSDIVSATRYLIDVSEQDDLNRVWAKYLGDHLPATTTVEVSRLATHARCKVEISVIAVVDDRPARRRRGGRRRAPSGRR, from the coding sequence ATGACGAGGCGTCTGGAAATCGTGCACCACGCCGATCGGCGGACCGACGTGGCGATGCCGTATGCGCCCGGGCTGGTGGTTCGCCGCGGGCGGCTCCTCTTCCTGTCCGGCGTGACCGCGGCGCCGGTCTATCACAGCCACCCGCACCGCGACGAGGAGTTCGACCTGCCCGCCACGATGCACGAGCAGGCCGTCCTCACCATGGAGAACGTCCGCAAGACGCTGGAGGCCGCGGGGGCAGGCCTGAGCGACATCGTCTCGGCGACGCGGTACCTCATCGACGTGAGCGAGCAGGACGACCTCAACCGGGTCTGGGCCAAATACCTGGGCGACCATCTGCCCGCGACCACCACCGTCGAGGTGTCCCGGCTGGCCACTCACGCCCGCTGCAAGGTCGAGATCAGCGTGATCGCCGTCGTCGACGATCGCCCGGCCCGTC